Genomic segment of Drosophila ananassae strain 14024-0371.13 chromosome 2L, ASM1763931v2, whole genome shotgun sequence:
TCCGGGTAGCGAGGAGGTGTGCACAATTTTCTCCCGAAAGGCCttcaaaatttccaaaaattcCTCCTAGTACCCCCTATCCCCAACCATTACATCCATGTTTCCCTGCTCTTTGTGTCTTGTATTGTGGCCTAAAGCTTGTCATGTACCCAAATTAAATCCTTCTTTCGTAATTTTCGCTACAGTTTGCATCGATCGAAGCCAAAAAAGACATTGATAAACTCTTGCGCACCATCTTCGTAGTGAACGATGATCAGGGTGTACAGATCTTTAATGTAAGTCAGCTGTCGAAGAACAAAATTGTCATTACTCCCTCATTGGCATTCCCATTGTACCATCATTCCACCATTTGTTGGGTTGTGTTGTGTCtgtgttatttttttccccaCTTGGCCAAAGACTAACACACCTGAATTCTACCTGCACAGACAACGACCACGGACAATGCACCCCTCATGCCCATAAACACCATGCTCGGCGATCAGTCCCAGAACCCGATTCCAAATccgaaccagaatcaaaacCAAGCCCCGAAACCCAGATCGTCCAACATTTACCATCAGTATCACAGCCTAAGTCAGCAGCAGGATCAATACTTCAAAGTGCAGCGCTCTCCGGACGGGAAGCTGAATCTGGTCTTTAACGATACGTTCGTCTCTTTGCAGGGGACAACTCCGCAGACGCAGGCGGACCAGGTTCCGACCACCCACCGTCAGCCATCGGACAGTAAGTTTCtttgattatattttaatcAGACACATTCGATACTCGAACATGCTGAACAATTAACAACTAAATCGATCCCATACTCACTGGCCACTGTCTCTGGCGCTTGCCTAACTTTTTAGCCTTTGTCTTCCCCGGTTCCGCAGGACATGGTCCCCGGCCCATTTACCCGGCCCACTCGCTTCTGGGGGTCAATGACACGGCCGCCCTGCAGCAGTGCGGGGATGCGAAGCCGGAGTCCAGGTCCTTCTGCACCCAAGTGGACAACTATCCGGACCTGTCCGGCCTGAAGATGACGCTCTCAAGCAAGTTCTCCAAGTTCTTCAGCGATGTGATCCCCACAGACTTGAGTGCGCGGGTGGGCACCGAACCCGATGATACGATCTACCTGTGCCGGGTCACGCCCCGCACTATCTATCCTAAGAAGGGTCTGACAACGAACAACAGCTGGGAGTTGATTGTCAATACTGATGAGTTCAAGCAAGCCATCCAGATTGAAGAGTGCGAGTAAGTGTGAACATGGTTTACTAAAGACTTTTTCGTAACGCCCCTTTGTTAACCCCCAGAATCCCCAATGGGCCGTGTGAGTTTACGGATAGTTTCCCCAACGGGTACAAGTCATACTGCAAACAACATTACGTGACCCGCAACCTGGTTAGCATTAAGGACGAAGGCCCACTGGACCCGTCGCCAGAGTCCTTCAGGATACCCTCCTGCTGCAAATGTGTACTGAAGAAGGTGAACTAGCCCCATCGAGGAGGGGCTGGGGGAATCATCATTCAAAAAGATGCGAAATTGTGATTTGGAGGTAAGACCACAATTTATTCTACATGAAATTTTCAATTAACTAAAACGACAGAGCGGTTGACCAAATCGATGGCAGCAGGACCAAACCATTTGAGGGCAGGACAGTATATTAACCCTTCACTTGACCAGCTTGCGCAGGGTCCAACCGACAGCATAGAATCCCACCAGCTTGAGGGCCATTCCCTTGCTCTCCGCCTTCACCATGCACTTGAACTTGTTCTCCAAGTTGCCAAAAGCCCGATCCATCGCAATAATATGAACGAAAAGTCCACGAAAGTAAAACAGCTCACGAAAACGTAAGAAATCCAAGCGCGTAACTTGCGGCTTTTCGGCTTCAGAAAACCAgactttcaacaaaaaaaattaggtTATCGACGAACACGAGTGTTTAGATTGAGAGATTTTTTAGACTGATCTAGTCCCGAAATCCGTTGGGGGATTACATCTTGACACCGATCCAATGCCAACTCGATTCCAGAAAACTAATAACGTTTTTCTTTCTCGTTTCAGTACCAAGTTTCACCCACCACAGAATTGCAGGCCAAACTGTCCAGGGGTCgttgtttaattttatatttttatgactttGTAGTACTTTTTAAGCACGATATAATACATTTGCATTCTGCTGTCATTCGAAGACCCACTTTAGTCTACTATATGTgcattataatttaaattttaatatcgAGTCATTGTAAACAAATTCGTGTCATACTTCCTTGTTGTCTTCCTAAGATAGTAATGCATGcaattagttttaaaatacACACATAAAAAATCACAAACACATAAaaccacacacaaaaaaaactatttcaaGAATGTATGTAGAGCTAATGTATAATAAATGTATGCAAGTACATGCCAGCAAAGTAAAGTTCTTTGAACCCATCAAGCCTGGTGACAGCTATGATTCCACCATTGCGGGGGTGCTGCCAATGTTTGGAGTACCTGGTGTACAATTTATTTGCTTATTAACAATAATTCAGCTGGCTCTGCTGCGCAAACCAATTACAGCATAGTAAGTGTAAACATAGCGGCAAAGGACGGGCACGCGGGCTGGCGGAAACAGGACAACACATGGCGACTACATGCATTTCTTGCTGTCAACGGgcaacggggcgtatgcgcGATGGGCCTGCATAATACACGTGGGGCTCTTGAAGAAATCAATACTGTTTATCGATTCCAATCCCCAACTAACTATGTCAAAGTTAGGACGAACAATGCGAATGCTGGTGGAATTGTGGGCGGGCAAAGTGCCACCATTTAATTACTATTATTAGCTATCCTTGCTCgcctggcctggccaaaaAAACCAGTGTCGTGTCCCGGTCACTGTTGAATGAGCGGATTGGACATTGCTCAGGGTCATCAATCATGCACCTTCAAATAGCCACATA
This window contains:
- the LOC6505605 gene encoding protein spaetzle isoform X9, with the translated sequence MYIPLFTSKPSDMMPQMWCRLLRILVLLFAFFAMIVFINSEIAKRRKAEAALAALIGQEGAELPGASESEEEPNPGSEEFASIEAKKDIDKLLRTIFVVNDDQGVQIFNGTTPQTQADQVPTTHRQPSDRHGPRPIYPAHSLLGVNDTAALQQCGDAKPESRSFCTQVDNYPDLSGLKMTLSSKFSKFFSDVIPTDLSARVGTEPDDTIYLCRVTPRTIYPKKGLTTNNSWELIVNTDEFKQAIQIEECEIPNGPCEFTDSFPNGYKSYCKQHYVTRNLVSIKDEGPLDPSPESFRIPSCCKCVLKKVN
- the LOC6505605 gene encoding protein spaetzle isoform X8; amino-acid sequence: MYIPLFTSKPSDMMPQMWCRLLRILVLLFAFFAMIVFINSEIAKRRKAEAALAALIGQEGAELPGASESEEEPNPGSEEFASIEAKKDIDKLLRTIFVVNDDQGVQIFNGTTPQTQADQVPTTHRQPSDTFVFPGSAGHGPRPIYPAHSLLGVNDTAALQQCGDAKPESRSFCTQVDNYPDLSGLKMTLSSKFSKFFSDVIPTDLSARVGTEPDDTIYLCRVTPRTIYPKKGLTTNNSWELIVNTDEFKQAIQIEECEIPNGPCEFTDSFPNGYKSYCKQHYVTRNLVSIKDEGPLDPSPESFRIPSCCKCVLKKVN
- the LOC6505605 gene encoding protein spaetzle isoform X6, yielding MYIPLFTSKPSDMMPQMWCRLLRILVLLFAFFAMFASIEAKKDIDKLLRTIFVVNDDQGVQIFNTTTTDNAPLMPINTMLGDQSQNPIPNPNQNQNQAPKPRSSNIYHQYHSLSQQQDQYFKVQRSPDGKLNLVFNDTFVSLQGTTPQTQADQVPTTHRQPSDTFVFPGSAGHGPRPIYPAHSLLGVNDTAALQQCGDAKPESRSFCTQVDNYPDLSGLKMTLSSKFSKFFSDVIPTDLSARVGTEPDDTIYLCRVTPRTIYPKKGLTTNNSWELIVNTDEFKQAIQIEECEIPNGPCEFTDSFPNGYKSYCKQHYVTRNLVSIKDEGPLDPSPESFRIPSCCKCVLKKVN
- the LOC6505605 gene encoding protein spaetzle isoform X4; protein product: MYIPLFTSKPSDMMPQMWCRLLRILVLLFAFFAMIVFINSEIAKRRKAEAALAALIGQEGAELPGASESEEEPNPGSEEFASIEAKKDIDKLLRTIFVVNDDQGVQIFNTTTTDNAPLMPINTMLGDQSQNPIPNPNQNQNQAPKPRSSNIYHQYHSLSQQQDQYFKGTTPQTQADQVPTTHRQPSDRHGPRPIYPAHSLLGVNDTAALQQCGDAKPESRSFCTQVDNYPDLSGLKMTLSSKFSKFFSDVIPTDLSARVGTEPDDTIYLCRVTPRTIYPKKGLTTNNSWELIVNTDEFKQAIQIEECEIPNGPCEFTDSFPNGYKSYCKQHYVTRNLVSIKDEGPLDPSPESFRIPSCCKCVLKKVN
- the LOC6505605 gene encoding protein spaetzle isoform X13, producing the protein MYIPLFTSKPSDMMPQMWCRLLRILVLLFAFFAMGTTPQTQADQVPTTHRQPSDRHGPRPIYPAHSLLGVNDTAALQQCGDAKPESRSFCTQVDNYPDLSGLKMTLSSKFSKFFSDVIPTDLSARVGTEPDDTIYLCRVTPRTIYPKKGLTTNNSWELIVNTDEFKQAIQIEECEIPNGPCEFTDSFPNGYKSYCKQHYVTRNLVSIKDEGPLDPSPESFRIPSCCKCVLKKVN
- the LOC6505605 gene encoding protein spaetzle isoform X12, with translation MYIPLFTSKPSDMMPQMWCRLLRILVLLFAFFAMGTTPQTQADQVPTTHRQPSDTFVFPGSAGHGPRPIYPAHSLLGVNDTAALQQCGDAKPESRSFCTQVDNYPDLSGLKMTLSSKFSKFFSDVIPTDLSARVGTEPDDTIYLCRVTPRTIYPKKGLTTNNSWELIVNTDEFKQAIQIEECEIPNGPCEFTDSFPNGYKSYCKQHYVTRNLVSIKDEGPLDPSPESFRIPSCCKCVLKKVN
- the LOC6505605 gene encoding protein spaetzle isoform X3, coding for MYIPLFTSKPSDMMPQMWCRLLRILVLLFAFFAMIVFINSEIAKRRKAEAALAALIGQEGAELPGASESEEEPNPGSEEFASIEAKKDIDKLLRTIFVVNDDQGVQIFNTTTTDNAPLMPINTMLGDQSQNPIPNPNQNQNQAPKPRSSNIYHQYHSLSQQQDQYFKGTTPQTQADQVPTTHRQPSDTFVFPGSAGHGPRPIYPAHSLLGVNDTAALQQCGDAKPESRSFCTQVDNYPDLSGLKMTLSSKFSKFFSDVIPTDLSARVGTEPDDTIYLCRVTPRTIYPKKGLTTNNSWELIVNTDEFKQAIQIEECEIPNGPCEFTDSFPNGYKSYCKQHYVTRNLVSIKDEGPLDPSPESFRIPSCCKCVLKKVN
- the LOC6505605 gene encoding protein spaetzle isoform X2, which produces MYIPLFTSKPSDMMPQMWCRLLRILVLLFAFFAMIVFINSEIAKRRKAEAALAALIGQEGAELPGASESEEEPNPGSEEFASIEAKKDIDKLLRTIFVVNDDQGVQIFNTTTTDNAPLMPINTMLGDQSQNPIPNPNQNQNQAPKPRSSNIYHQYHSLSQQQDQYFKVQRSPDGKLNLVFNDTFVSLQGTTPQTQADQVPTTHRQPSDRHGPRPIYPAHSLLGVNDTAALQQCGDAKPESRSFCTQVDNYPDLSGLKMTLSSKFSKFFSDVIPTDLSARVGTEPDDTIYLCRVTPRTIYPKKGLTTNNSWELIVNTDEFKQAIQIEECEIPNGPCEFTDSFPNGYKSYCKQHYVTRNLVSIKDEGPLDPSPESFRIPSCCKCVLKKVN
- the LOC6505605 gene encoding protein spaetzle isoform X11, producing the protein MYIPLFTSKPSDMMPQMWCRLLRILVLLFAFFAMFASIEAKKDIDKLLRTIFVVNDDQGVQIFNGTTPQTQADQVPTTHRQPSDRHGPRPIYPAHSLLGVNDTAALQQCGDAKPESRSFCTQVDNYPDLSGLKMTLSSKFSKFFSDVIPTDLSARVGTEPDDTIYLCRVTPRTIYPKKGLTTNNSWELIVNTDEFKQAIQIEECEIPNGPCEFTDSFPNGYKSYCKQHYVTRNLVSIKDEGPLDPSPESFRIPSCCKCVLKKVN
- the LOC6505605 gene encoding protein spaetzle isoform X10, translated to MYIPLFTSKPSDMMPQMWCRLLRILVLLFAFFAMFASIEAKKDIDKLLRTIFVVNDDQGVQIFNGTTPQTQADQVPTTHRQPSDTFVFPGSAGHGPRPIYPAHSLLGVNDTAALQQCGDAKPESRSFCTQVDNYPDLSGLKMTLSSKFSKFFSDVIPTDLSARVGTEPDDTIYLCRVTPRTIYPKKGLTTNNSWELIVNTDEFKQAIQIEECEIPNGPCEFTDSFPNGYKSYCKQHYVTRNLVSIKDEGPLDPSPESFRIPSCCKCVLKKVN
- the LOC6505605 gene encoding protein spaetzle isoform X5; this translates as MYIPLFTSKPSDMMPQMWCRLLRILVLLFAFFAMIVFINSEIAKRRKAEAALAALIGQEGAELPGASESEEEPNPGSEETTTTDNAPLMPINTMLGDQSQNPIPNPNQNQNQAPKPRSSNIYHQYHSLSQQQDQYFKVQRSPDGKLNLVFNDTFVSLQGTTPQTQADQVPTTHRQPSDTFVFPGSAGHGPRPIYPAHSLLGVNDTAALQQCGDAKPESRSFCTQVDNYPDLSGLKMTLSSKFSKFFSDVIPTDLSARVGTEPDDTIYLCRVTPRTIYPKKGLTTNNSWELIVNTDEFKQAIQIEECEIPNGPCEFTDSFPNGYKSYCKQHYVTRNLVSIKDEGPLDPSPESFRIPSCCKCVLKKVN
- the LOC6505605 gene encoding protein spaetzle isoform X1 codes for the protein MYIPLFTSKPSDMMPQMWCRLLRILVLLFAFFAMIVFINSEIAKRRKAEAALAALIGQEGAELPGASESEEEPNPGSEEFASIEAKKDIDKLLRTIFVVNDDQGVQIFNTTTTDNAPLMPINTMLGDQSQNPIPNPNQNQNQAPKPRSSNIYHQYHSLSQQQDQYFKVQRSPDGKLNLVFNDTFVSLQGTTPQTQADQVPTTHRQPSDTFVFPGSAGHGPRPIYPAHSLLGVNDTAALQQCGDAKPESRSFCTQVDNYPDLSGLKMTLSSKFSKFFSDVIPTDLSARVGTEPDDTIYLCRVTPRTIYPKKGLTTNNSWELIVNTDEFKQAIQIEECEIPNGPCEFTDSFPNGYKSYCKQHYVTRNLVSIKDEGPLDPSPESFRIPSCCKCVLKKVN
- the LOC6505605 gene encoding protein spaetzle isoform X7 — encoded protein: MYIPLFTSKPSDMMPQMWCRLLRILVLLFAFFAMTTTTDNAPLMPINTMLGDQSQNPIPNPNQNQNQAPKPRSSNIYHQYHSLSQQQDQYFKVQRSPDGKLNLVFNDTFVSLQGTTPQTQADQVPTTHRQPSDTFVFPGSAGHGPRPIYPAHSLLGVNDTAALQQCGDAKPESRSFCTQVDNYPDLSGLKMTLSSKFSKFFSDVIPTDLSARVGTEPDDTIYLCRVTPRTIYPKKGLTTNNSWELIVNTDEFKQAIQIEECEIPNGPCEFTDSFPNGYKSYCKQHYVTRNLVSIKDEGPLDPSPESFRIPSCCKCVLKKVN
- the LOC26513751 gene encoding uncharacterized protein LOC26513751, which gives rise to MDRAFGNLENKFKCMVKAESKGMALKLVGFYAVGWTLRKLVK